A genomic segment from Bubalus bubalis isolate 160015118507 breed Murrah chromosome 5, NDDB_SH_1, whole genome shotgun sequence encodes:
- the LOC102394867 gene encoding olfactory receptor 8B3-like, with the protein MAPGNGSFVTQFILMGLTDQPDLQLPLFFLFLGMYIVTVIGNLGLIILILLNSHLYTPMYFFLFNLSFIDLCYSSVFTPKMLINFISKKNMISYMGCMTQLYFFCFFVISEIYLLTSMAYDRYVAICNPLLYNVVMSPKVCSTLMLGSYLMAFSGAMAHTGCMLRLTFCDANTINHYFCDIHPLLQLSCTSTYVNELVVFTAVGINITVPSLTIFISYGLIFSSIFHISSTEGRSKAISTCSSHIIAVSLFFGSCAFMYLKPSSAGSLDEQKVSSLFYTNVVAMMNRLIYSLRNKDVKTALRKTVSRIQF; encoded by the coding sequence ATGGCTCCTGGAAATGGGTCTTTCGTGACTCAGTTCATTTTGATGGGATTAACAGACCAACCAGATCTCCAACTCCCCTTGTTCTTCCTGTTCCTAGGAATGTACATAGTCACTGTGATTGGGAACCTGGGCTTGATTATCttaattttgctaaattcacatctatacacccccatgtactttttcctttttaacttgtCCTTCATAGATCTCTGTTACTCTTCTGTGTTTACACCCAAAATGCTGATTAACTTCATATCAAAGAAGAATATGATTTCTTACATGGGGTGCATGACTCAGCtgtactttttctgtttttttgttatttctgAAATCTATTTGCTGACAtcaatggcctatgaccgctatgtagCCATCTGTAACCCACTTTTGTATAATGTTGTTATGTCCCCTAAAGTGTGTTCCACCCTTATGCTTGGTTCCTACTTAATGGCATTTTCTGGTGCCATGGCTCACACTGGATGCATGCTGAGACTGACCTTCTGTGATGCAAACACCATCAACCATTATTTCTGTGATATTCATCCTCTGCTTCAGCTCTCCTGTACAAGTACCTATGTCAATGAGTTGGTTGTTTTCACTGCGGTGGGCATCAACATCACTGTACCCAGTCTCACCATCTTTATCTCTTATGGTCTCATTTTCTCCAGCATCTTCCACATCAGTTCCACAGAGGGCAGGTCCAAAGCCATCAGCACCTGCAGTTCCCACATCATTgctgtttctctcttctttggaTCATGTGCATTTATGTATCTTAAACCATCATCTGCTGGGTCTCTGGATGAGCAAAaagtctcttctctcttttatacCAATGTGGTTGCTATGATGAACCGCTTAATCTACAGTTTGAGAAACAAAGATGTGAAAACTGCTCTGAGAAAAACTGTAAGCAGAATACAGTTTTGA
- the LOC102389320 gene encoding olfactory receptor 145-like: MAPGNGSFVTKFILLGLTNQPDLQLPLFFLFLGMYMVTVLGNLGLIMLIALNSHLHTPMYFFLLNLSFIDLCYSSVFTPKMLINFLPKKNIISYMGCMTQLYFFCFFIISECYVLTSMSYDRFVAICKPLLYTATMSPKVCSSLMLGSYLMAFSGAMAHTGCMLRLTFCDANTINHYFCDILPLLELSCTSTYVSELEVFIVGGINIIVPSLTIFVSYGLILTNILHISSTEGRSKAFSTCSSHIIAVSLFFGSGAFMYLKPPSAVSMDEGKISSVFYTNMIPMMNPLIYSLRNKDVKLALRKSLSRRQF; the protein is encoded by the coding sequence ATGGCTCCTGGAAATGGCTCTTTTGTGACCAAATTCATTCTGTTGGGATTAACCAACCAGCCAGATCTCCAACTCCCTCTATTCTTCCTGTTCTTAGGAATGTACATGGTCACTGTGCTGGGAAATTTGGGATTGATAATGTTAATTGCACTGAATTCACACCtacacacccccatgtactttttccttttaaacttgtCCTTCATAGACCTCTGTTATTCTTCTGTATTTACACCAAAAATGCTGATTAACTTCTTACCAAAGAAGAATATTATTTCTTACATGGGGTGCATGACCCAGCTCtacttcttctgtttttttatcatttcagaaTGCTATGTGCTGACATCAATGTCCTATGACCGCTTTGTGGCTATCTGTAAGCCACTTTTGTATACAGCTACCATGTCCCCTAAAGTGTGTTCCAGCCTTATGCTTGGTTCCTACTTGATGGCATTTTCTGGTGCCATGGCTCACACTGGATGCATGCTGAGACTGACCTTCTGTGATGCAAACACCATCAACCATTATTTCTGTGACATCCTCCCTCTGCTCGAACTCTCCTGCACAAGTACCTATGTCAGTGAGCTGGAAGTGTTCATCGTAGGAGGCATCAATATCATTGTGCCCAGTCtcaccatctttgtctcttatgGTCTCATCCTCACCAACATCCTCCACATCAGCTCCACAGAGGGCAGGTCCAAAGCCTTTAGCACCTGCAGTTCGCACATCATTgctgtttctctcttctttggaTCAGGGGCATTCATGTATCTCAAACCACCTTCTGCTGTGTCTATGGATGAGGGGAAAATCTCTTCTGTCTTTTACACCAATATGATTCCTATGATGAACCCATTAATCTACAGCTTGAGGAACAAAGATGTTAAACTTGCTCTGAGAAAATCTCTGAGTAGGAGACAGTTTTAA